TTTAATATATTATATTAGTTTATAAATAAAATAAGATAGATTTTATTATTTGTCAATAACATAGTTTTAACTTATGATTATTATGCAACAAAAAAGCGTGAGTAAATACTATAAGGCTTGCCTATATTAGAACACCATCCAGGGTGTCGGCATCACATCAAAGCCCCTGTGGCCGGCAAGGAATACCGGAGGCCGGTTGAGAAATCGTTAATGCTCCATTTGTAGTCCCGATGTTCAGCTTTAGCTGAACAAGTTCGCCGCCAATTTTAAATATTCTAAATTATTAATAATAAAATAAAGGGATTTGTCCTACCGGTGTTTAATCAATTTAAAAAGAACAGGAGGTGAGTGCTGTTTCGCTGCCATAATCTTAGTCGACTTTTATATTTCGGCTATTAGGCGGCAGAACAGTCAAGTAATATGTCATTTGAATATCTATTATATGATCAAAAAGATAAAATAGGTTATATAAGTCTCAATCGACCTGAGAAACGCAATGCATTATCCAAAGGGTTATTGGAAGAATTGGCTGGACTTTTAGCTGTTGTTGGTGCCGAAATAATAACTGAAAAGAGAGTTAATGTGATCGTTATCAAGGGCATAGGCCAAGCATTTTCTGCCGGACACGATCTTAAAGAAGTGTATGAAAGTAATCCCCAAGAACTGCTGCAGCTTTTCCAGGCATGCTACAAAACCATGCAGGCTATCCGGGATACTGGGCAGCCGGTAATTGCCCAGGTGCGCGGTATAGCTACCGCGGCCGGCTGTCAGCTGGCCGCCGCATGTGACCTGGCGGTAGCCTCCGAGGATGCCATGTTTGGTACGCCAGGGGTGAAAATTGGTCTTTTCTGCAGTACCCCGGCTGTTTTTTTAAGCAGAAATATCGGTCGAAAAAAAGCTATGGAAATGCTCTTGACCGGTGCCTTAATGCCCGCCCGGGAGGCTTTGATCTATGGGCTGGTGAATAAAGTAGTGCCGACAGAAGAATTGGACCGTGCCACTGAACAGATGGCGGCCACTATAGCTGATTATAGCACTTCGGCCATCGCTATAGGGAAAAAGGCATTCTACCGTCAAATTAACATGGAGGACTTCCAGGCTTTAAACTACGCCAGTGAAGTAATCACCTTGAACAGTACTACCAAAGACGCTCGTGAGGGTATTAGTGCATTTATAGAAAAAAGACATCCTAAGTGGACAGATTAAGATGGAATAATTAGACTCATTGCCTGACATTTAGTAGCCCGGGATTTGTTAGAAGAAGATGATTGAAATCAAGCCCCGGCGAAATAACGTTGGGGCTTGATTTATCTTAGTTGTGCCCGGCATGGGCATAGTCTGGCGGGTGAAAATCACGAGTGCGGGTTGATAGTGCCAAACACACAGCCAAAGGCAAGGGTGTTCATCGCGAGGTGAAGGCGTGGTGCTATAAAGGGGATTTTATCAAAATCCCTATGACGTGGTGGCGTAATTCAGCCAGCCAATTTGTAAATATGGCATTGTCTAGCGGTTGGTTTGATGAGATTGGATTAGTTAGCTTAGTTTTGTACAAGGTCGGCATTTTGCATCATTTCCGAGAGGGGGTGACTGGAGTTTATCAGTAGCCGTATACGAGGCCCGTACGTGCTGGTTTCGTGAGGTGGATAACGCTGCAGTAATCACTGCGGCGCTACCCTAGTCGATTAAGCCTATATAGCCGGAATAAATTTAAAACCGTACCTGGTTACTCCTTCTTCTTCATATATCTTTCTGAATACGGCCTTCACCGGCATACCGATGGTAAGTCCCTCTTCAGGGGGATTAACCACCTGGGCTATCACCCGGGGGCCTTCTTCCAATTGCACAATAGCCACGGGATAGCTGCCTTTGCAGTGTGCTTCGGCGGCAAACTCCGGCGGAGCCCCGCCACCGGCAATGATGGTGTATGAATATATTGTACCCCTGCCGCTGAGCTGCACATTTTCAAAGGTTGTACCCTGAGAACAGTATTTACATACCGCTTTGGAAGGGAAATTAACCTTGCCGCAGGACCGGCAGCGCTGGCCGATCAGCCGGTAGCGCTGGGGAACCGCCCTTTGGTACATGGGAATGGATATATGAGCGCCCATTTAATCACCTCAGATACTTTTTTTCAGTTTAAGATATTGAACGTAGCTGATATATTTTTTATATTCCAGCGCTGCCCGCCAGGGATTCGTTTCTGTCGTTACTGCTTGATTTAAGTTAAAACTCAGCGCCTGACTGCCCGAACCGGAACCATATGAACAAACTATTATGCTGTCTCCGGCGGCGGCTGCTTCCAGTACCCGGCAAAGTGCCAACAGCGGTGATGCGGCCCCGGTATCACCCAGTTGGGCGTAAACTTGGCTTTCTTTTAATTGCTCCTCGCTGCAGCCCATTTTTTTGCCCAGTGCCGCAGCAGTTTTAGCGTCGCTCTGGTGTAATATAACGTGGTTATAATCGGCCAGGCCCCGGCCGGTTTTACTTACCAGGCCCGTCACCGCTGCTTTGACTGTTGCATTATAATCCTTTGCGGCATAAGCTTTGACACCGATATCACGGATATCCGTTTCACCCGGCAGCCGGTAGCGCAGTCCCATAGCTTCATTTGAGCAGGCATAAACTGCCTCAAAAGTCAGCCCCGGCTTATTCTTGGCCAGCACGAATGCACAGGCACCGGCACCAAAGCCATGTTCTATATCCATATCTGCTCCTGAGGCGGGCGCATCGGATATGATCACCAGTGCGTAAGGCCGGTCCGTCTGCTCCATGAGACCCAGGGCTGATAGTATAGCTTGTGTACCTGCTGTAGTGGAATTGGCATGTTGGGCGGTTAAAACGTTATTATTCAAGCCCAGCGCTTCCACTACGGTGCCCGACATTTCTTTTTCCTGGTAGGGAAAATGCGTAGAAGCCAGGGTCAGCACGCCCACGCATGATATATCCAAGCCCGCCAGCGCATTCCGGGCCGCTTCCACGGCCATAGTGGTAACGTCCTCATCTATGTCCAGCACTGTTTTTTCCCGCATACCGGCAGAGCAGCCGCCCAGGGCATTTAGATATTCGTCTCTTTTAATGCGCAGGTACGGCAGGTAAACTCCGTAAGACATGATACTCTTAGCCATCAGGCATCCCCCCTCTGGTAGATGAATACCGCGGCTGTTCCACCGGAACCACCTACATTGTGGGATAAAGCGTACCTGGCGTTTTTAATCTGTCTGCCGGGCTCTTTGGCCTCGCCACGCAGCTGCTTAAATATTTCAACCGCCATACCGCAGCCGGTGGCGCCAATGGGGTGTCCCTTGGCCTTCAGCCCACCGCTGTTGTTAACCGGCAATTTGCCGTCCCGCTGGGTAATGCCTTCTTCCAGCAGGTATTGGGCCCGGCCTTCTTCGGCAAAGCCCAGGTCGGCATAAGCCAATATCTCGGCAATGGTAAAGCAATCATGCACCTCGGCAAAATCTATGTCATTGGGCCCTACACCGGCTTGCTGATAGGCTTCCGCGGCGGCCTTACGGGTAGCTGACAGCCTGGTCATACTGTCCCTGTCGTGAATAGCCAGGAAGTCGCTGGCTGCCCCGAAACCTTTTAAATAAACCGGTTTATCAGTAAACTCACGGGCTATTTGGGCATTGCAGAGCAGCACGGCTGCAGCGCCGTCAGTGGTTGGACTGCAGTCCCATACGTTAAACGGATAGGCCACGGGCACGCCTTTCACAGCCTGCTCTACAGTAATCTCTTTACGGAATTGTGCTTTGGGGTTGGCCACTGCGTGGCGGTGGTTTTTCACCGCCACCATCGACAGGTGTTCTCTTTTTAGCCCGTAGTCATGCATATATCGGGCCGCCATTAAGGCATAAATTCCGGCAAATGTAGACCCGGCCAGGCGCTCGAATTCCGTATCTCCGGATACGCCCAGCCAGTAGCGGCCTTTACTGGAGGATACATCCCGCATTTTTTCCACGCCCGCGGCCAGCACCAGGTCAACCTTACCCGAGGCCACGGCACAGGCGGCATTATACAAAGCATACCCGCCCGAGGCACAGGCGTTTTCAATTCTCACGGCGTTTACATGGGGCAGGCCCACGTGGCCCATAAGCAACGGGGCCAGCTGTCCCAGCTGAAATCCGCTGCCTGCGCTCAAGCTGCCTATATAAGCAGCCCCAATTCTTTGCTGATCCAGGCCCCGGTCCACGCTTTGCAGCATTTCCAGATAGGCTTCCGCAAACAATTCTTTAACACCCTTGCCGGGAAAATCGCCGTAACGGGTTTGCCCGGCGCCAATAATGGCTACACTTTCCACCCGGTCTCACCTTCTTTCTCACTGAAGAGATTATATTTCCAATTCTTTAAGCAGTCTGCCGGCTATGACCATACGCTGTATTTCGTTGGTCCCTTCGTATATACGGGTAAGCCTGGCGTCCCGGTAAAAACGTTCTACCGGAAATTCCTTCATGTAACCCATGCCGCCGTGTATCTGGACTGCTTTATCGACCACTCTGCCCAGGGCTTCCGAAGCAAATAGTTTGACCATTGGTCCTTCTTTAATCACGGGCATGTTTTGGTCCACCATCCAGGCCACTCTGTAGGTCAGCGCCCGGGCAGCTTCGGTATCGGTGGCCATTTCCGCCAGCATCCACTGGATAGCCTGGAAACCGGCAATTGGTCTGCCGAACTGCACTCGCTGCTGGGCATATTTGGCCGACAGCTCAATTAATTTATCACAGGCGCCTACACAGCGAGCCCCCAGAGCCACCCGGCCTTTGCTTAAGATTCGCAGGGCACTGGCATAGCCTTTGCCAACAATCCCCAATACATTTTCTTTGGGCACTTCACAATCTTCAAAGATGATTTCCGAAGTATGTGAACCGCGCAGGCCCATTTTCTTTTCAATGGTGCCAATGGAAAAGCCGGGAAAGTCTTTTTCCACGATAAAGGCGGTATAGCCTCCCCGGGCTCCTTTTTCTTTATCCGTTACGGCGATCACGGTAAATACCCTTGCCTCCGGGGCATTGGTGATAAAGTGTTTCATACCGTTTAAAATCCATTTATCGCCCTTTAAAACGGCGGTAGTTTTCATATTGGCCGCATCCGATCCGGAATCAGGCTCGGTGAGGCCAAAGGCCCCTATTTTATCACCGCTGGCCAGGCCAGGCAGGTATTTTTTCTTTAATTCATCGTTGGCCAGCTCCACAATACCGGTAGTACCGATGCCCGTATGAGCGCCGATAAGAGTGGTAAAGCTCATATTGGCCCGGCCCAGTTCCTCCAGCAGCAGGCATTTTTCCAGCATGTTGATGCCCAGGCCACCGTACTGCTCGGGTATGCTCATCCCAAACAAGCCCATTTCCTTGGCCTGGTCGATGAGGTGCCGGGGGATATGGTCTTCTTCTTCAATTTGTTGGGCACAGGGCTCAACTTCGTTATCCACAAAATCGCGGATAGTACGCTTCATATCTTTTATTTCATCAGATAAGCTAAAATCCATGATTACAGCCCTCCTTTTTATCATTTCATTGATTAAGTGCTCTACCAATAAAATATAAGTAAATAAGGCAAGCGATGCCTTCGCTGTATAACGTATAACGGACAGGCACCGCGCTGCTTTGCCTTATGTTATTTTGTATGTTCGTGACCACAATTCTTTGCTTTTATCTGCCTTGAAAGTCAGGCTTGCGTTTTTCTAAAAAGGCTGTGGTACCTTCAACGCGATCTTCGGTGGAAAAGGCAATCACCTGAGCGAACTTTTCAAACAGCAGCCCCGAATTAATATCGGTATTGGCACCCACATTAATGGCTGTTTTGGCCAGGCTGACTGCCATCGGGCCTTTGGCAATTATCTTCTGCGCCATTTCTTTGGCGGCAGGCAGTAGATCTTCGGATTGCTTGACTACTTTATTAACCAGACCAATTTCTCTGGCCTCCTGGGCGCTGATGATATCACCGGTAAAAATCAGCTCTTTCGCCTTACCAACGCCCACCACTCTTTGCAACCTCTGGGTGCCGCCGGCTCCGGGAATGATGCCCAGGTTTACCTCGGGCTGCCCTAGTTGGGAGCGGCTGGTGGCAATTCTGATATCACAGGCCAAGGCCAACTCACATCCACCACCCAGGGCAAAGCCATCAATAGCGGCGATCACAGGCTTATCCAGGTTCTCTACCTCATTTAGTGAATCCTGAGCTTCGCTTTTCAATACTTCCAAAGTTTCACGCTCTCTTAAGGAGCGAATATCCGCCCCGGATGCAAAAGCTTTGCCGCCCGCACCAGTGATAATAAGCACCCGTACGTCTTTATCAAAACGGCATTCCCTTGCGGCGCCACGAATCTCTGCCCAGGTGCGAGGATCCAGGGCATTGCGCACTTCGGGACGATTCAAGGTGATTATGGCAATGTGACCGTCCTTCTCTAATAACAAGTTTTGAAATTCCATATTGGTCCCTTCCTTATTAAAAAAATTTTAATTATTTGAAGAGGCGGCTAGCTAACCAACCCATTCCCAGATAGCCGCAGAACCCTGCCCATGACCGATGCACATGCTCTCCACTGCATATTTGGCGTTGTAATAAGTCATTTCATGCATTAGTGTGGTGGCAATTCGTGCTCCGGTGCAGCCCAGGGGGTGCCCTAGAGCAATGCCGCCGCCCCGCGGGTTAAGCAGCGGGTGGTTTCTAATGCCTAATTCCTCTGTGCAGTATATGGCCTGAGAAGCGAAAGCTTCGTTAACTTCCCACAGGTCAATTTGATCAACGGTCATACCTGCTTGTTTTAGCACTTTGGGAATCGCCAGGGCGGGTCCAATACCCATGACTGCGGGATCCACACCAATCACAGCATAGGCCACCAGCTTCATTTTGGGCTTTAACCCCAGCTCTTGTACTTTTTCCTTGCTGGCTACAAGCACGGCGGCGGCGGCATCATTCGTTTGGCTGGAATTACCGGCTGTAACGGTAGCCGATTTATCATTCATAAATACAGGCTTTAGCTTGGCCAGTGCCTCCATATTAGTGCCCGGTCTAATACCCTGGTCCCGGGTGACCAGCATTTTTTGGATGCCTCCGTCCTCAGTGGGAACATCCGCTTCAATGGGTAATATTTCATCTTTAAACAGACCTTCTTCGGTGGTCTTATGGGCCTTGGCATGGCTTTCTACCGCCATCTGGTCCTGTTCTTCCCTGCTGATGTTGTACCGTCTGGCCACCATTTCAGCCGTGTAGCCCATCCTTACCATGTTGGGGTCGGTAAATTCCCCCAATCTGGGGTTAGGCTTGGTGCCTGTTGCCATTGGCACATGAGTCATATGTTGAACACCGCCGGCAATAATTAAATCCGCCCAACCCATTGCTATGGAAGAAACAGCAAAGGCAATGGTCTGCAGACCGGACCCGCATAGGCGGTCCACCGTACACCCGGATACACTAAACGGCATGCCTGCCATTATTGTAGCGTAGCGACCAATATTTGAACCCATATCCTGCATTAAGTAGGTGCCGCCCAGCATAACATCGTCCACTTGTTCCTTCTTTTTACCTGTGATGTCCGCCCGGTTCAAGACTTCATTAATTATCGCAGCAGCCAAATCGTCCGCCCGGACATTAATAAACCAGGATTTTTTGCCCGATTTGGCTATAGGCGTACGCACTCCCTCAACCAGGTAAACTTCTCTCATTTATATTTAGCCCCTTTCTTTCGGCAAGTTATCCGAAGCCTATGGAATGACTCATTGGTGTCAATTTTATTTACAATACTCGTAGAATCCCTTACCGGTTTTACGCCCCCATTCTTTTTTTACAAACTTTTCCACAATAATGGGGGAGGGCTTGTATTGGGGATCACCTGTTTCTTGGTAACGCTCTGTACTGATGTAGTAGGTCAGGTCAACTCCGGTGAGATCCAGTAGTCTAAACGGGCCCATTGGGTGTCCCAGCGCATGTACAACTGCAGTGTCAATATCTTGGGGTGTGGCCACTCCCATATCATAGATATATAGAGCTTCGTTTTTAATGGCCGATACTATCCGGTTGACTAAAAAGCCGTATATTTCCTTTTGCAGCATGACGGGTATCTTACCCATTTTTTTGCATGTCTCCATTACTATCTCTACAGTGTCATCAGATACATGAGGTCCCCTGACAACTTCCACAAGTTTCATTACCAGCGCCGGATTAAAGAAGTGCATGTTGCATACCTTGGATGGACGGCTGGTTGCATCGGCAATTTTGGAGCTGACGATGTAGGAGCTATTAGTGGCTAAAATAGCATGCGGAGGACAAGTCTTATCCAAATCGACAAATATTTTGCGTTTAAGTTCTAATTTTTCGATAGCTGCCTCGATTACCAGATCGACATCCTTACACGCTTCCGCTAAATCATCGGTAAAAGATAACCTGTCCCGAGCCGCTTTAGCCTCATCCTTGGTTAATTTGCCTTTGACCACTCGCTCGGGCAGGTAGGTGTCGGCGAAATTTTCAGCCTTTTGTAAAATTTCCTGATTAATGTCGGTGCATGACACTTTATAACCTGCCAGTGCCGCGGATACGGAAATCTGGTGTCCCATGTTCCCCGCACCAATAACGCAAATATTTTTCACTTCGAAACTCGCCATAAATTTCACACCCCTTTAAAAGATTTTAGATTATATTCAAATTTTAATTTTGGCGCTTAAATCCGCTTATTTGTTGTGCTCCAAATCTTCATTTTTTCGGCTTCTTTAATTAAATCGTCCTGAAAATTCGGGTGAGCAAGATTAATCAGCATTTCCGCCCGCTGCCAGGTTGGTTTGCCCTTTAAATTGGCCTTACCGTACTCGGTAGCTACATAATGGACCACTGATCTGGGCACCGTTACCGCGCTGCCGTTGGTTATAGTGGGCACAATCCTGGAAATTTGCTTATCCCTTATTTCTCTGGTAGAGCTTAAGCAAATGAATGCTTTACCACTCTTGGAGCGAAAAGCGCCATAGGTAAAATCAAACTGCCCGCCGGTTCCGGAAATTTGCCGGGAACCCACTGATTCAGAGCTTACCTGGCCGTACAAATCAATTTCAATAGCGTTATTAATAGAAATTTGGTTATCGTTTTGGGCAATATTTTCGGGCGCATTGATGTAATCCACAGGATATATGGCACAAGCCGGGTTATTATGTATAAATTCATATAACTTGGCATCCCCCATGGCAAAGGTATACGCCATTTTAAAGCGGTCTATTGTTTTTCTGGCCCCGGTAATAATGCCTTTTTCGTATAAGTCAACAAAAGAGCCGCACAGCATTTCACTGTGTACGCCAAGATCTTTTAAATCAGATTCGGCAAGCATTTGGCCAATGGTGTTGGGCATACCGCCAATACCCAGCTGCAAACAGGCTCCGTCTTTAATTTCCTCCACTATTAAGGCAGCAATTTTTTTATCCACCTCAGTGGGCGGGTGAACAGGTATTGCAAACAGCGGATCGTTCCTTCCCTCGACGATATAGTCAACTTCGGAAATGTGCACACATTCTTGATCGCCACCCAGGCAGCGAGGTGCATTTTGGTTTACTTCTACAATGACAATTTGAGCTGTTTCACACAGCGCCCGCTCGTATGAACTGGATACACTGAAATTGAAATAGCCTTGTTCATCCATAGGAGTGGTTACAATCATGGCCACATTGATGGCCGGGGAATTACCCGATCGGATATGCACTGGTGACTCAGCATACAAACCGGGTATATGAAAGGACAGGTAATCGTCTTGTAATTTCCGATCCACCCCGCTAAAAAATCCACTGTTGTAGATAAAGTGTTCTTGGTCCGGGTCAGCCAGGGCAACATTAACCGGGTAAAGGGAGCAAACTCCTCTTATGTTAACGTTAGTTAGCTCGTCTTTGCGCCGGGCCAGTGCCTCATCAAGTACCCTCGGGGTGGTTGCAAAATGGCTGTAAGCCACCCAATCGTCCGATTTAACTGCTTTGACCGCTTCATCGGCAGTAACCAGCTTGCCTTGATACTCTTTTGTATAATTGCTCACGTTACAAAACTCCCTCGTCAATACGTGTAATTGTTTTTCTATATTCACCTGCAGCATCTTTTAGGTTTTCCCGATAACCCGGGCTCATTTACCAATTTGGTAATATAGATGGCCCGGACACCGTTAAAACCGCAGGGGGTTGCAGGCAGCGTTGTTAAAGAAAACTTACTAACTTATGACCAGCGCCTCTTCCGGGCATTGGATAGCAGATTTATCAGCATTTTTAATTAAATCGGTAAGCATATATACATTAGGCAAAATGTTGTTGATAAAATACCGGGCGGTTGCAATTTTACCCATGTAGTAGTTATAATCATGGTGATCCAACCCCAGCTCAGCTATTTTGCGGCCGGCTAACAGCGCCTGATCCAAGATAGCCTCTCCGGCAAACAGCTGGGCGCAGCAGATAAGCACCCTTGGGGCGTAAAGGGGTATTAATTCGCCCATTTCAGCCTTGTTGGCGTAATAAGAGGCACATAAATCTTTGATTTCAGCAACGCAATTATACGCTTTTCCCAGTTTGTTAAATTCTACGGTAAAATCCGGGTTTTCTTTATTTTCTTTAATGAATTTTTTACGGTCATTCATCCAGTCGGCAAACGGCCGGCCGTCTTTCATGCGCATTTTTCTGCCCACCAAATCCATAGCGTGGATAAATGAGGTTCCCTCCCAGATGGAAAGTATCTTCACATCACGGGCGTACTGAGAAACAGGATATTCCTCGGTATATCCAACTCCACCGTATACCTGAATGGCCTGACCAATCATTTGCCAGGCAGTTTCGGCGGAATAAGTTTTAATTAGCGGAGTTAGTATCTCGGCCAGCCCCTGGCACCGGGCGGATTTTTTTTTGTCGTTGCTATGTTCGGCAATATCCAGGTAATAAAAGCCCTTGAATATCATGGCCCGAATGGCTTCCACCTGGGCCTTGATTTCTAGCAGCATTCGTTTTATATCTTCGTGTTTAATCAACGGCACCCGGCCAATCCGGGGATTGGTGAACGGTCGGCCCTGAATACGCTCGGTAGCGTAACGTGCTGCATAACAATAAGCGGCGGCCATTTGGGCCAGAGCGTTATGGCCCGTACCAATACGGGATTCATTCATCATATGAAACATCATGGCCAGGCCCTTGGAAGCACCCTCGCTATCCGGTGGGCTGCCCACCAGTATTCCGCGGCAGTTGTCATTCTCACCAAAATTCAACATGGCTGTGGCGGATGCCTTGAGCCCCATCTTATGCTCAACGCCGGTGCAAATAACATCGTTGGGGTCGCTGAGGCTTCCGTCGTCATTGACCCATATCTTGGGCACAATATACAGCCCTAAACCTTTTGATCCCGGAGCACCACCTTCGGGTCGGGCTAGTATCATATGAATAATGTTTTCGCTCAAATCAACTTCCCCACCGGTAATAAACATTTTAGTGCCCTTAATTTTGTATATCCTCGGATCATCAGTTGGATAGGCCCTGGTGGTGGAATCCCCCACGTCAGAGCCGGCATTTGGCTCAGTCAGACACATAGTGCCGCTCCACATACCGTTTAGCATGTTTTCGATGAACATTTCCCGGTCTTTATCAGTGCCAAACCGATGAATTAAATTAGCTGCACCAGTGGTCAGCTTGATATAGGACGAAAGCGCCGGGCTGGCCGCCATAATCATCTCATTATAGGCACGGTATAATGTTAACGGCATCAAGGTGTCTGATCCCAACGATTCGTTGGCTGATCCCCAACCGTTCTCTTGCAAAAATTTAAATGCCTGTATGTACGGCGCCGGCAAATTAACACGACCATTTTCAAATTTAATACCTGTTTCGTCACCTTCTTTATTAATAGGCGCTATTAC
This genomic interval from Desulfoscipio sp. XC116 contains the following:
- a CDS encoding acyl-CoA dehydrogenase; this translates as MAEFIYDIRDLKFILDEWLDMEEVFNLDRFKENYELNDVDFILNEVYKIAREVIAPINKEGDETGIKFENGRVNLPAPYIQAFKFLQENGWGSANESLGSDTLMPLTLYRAYNEMIMAASPALSSYIKLTTGAANLIHRFGTDKDREMFIENMLNGMWSGTMCLTEPNAGSDVGDSTTRAYPTDDPRIYKIKGTKMFITGGEVDLSENIIHMILARPEGGAPGSKGLGLYIVPKIWVNDDGSLSDPNDVICTGVEHKMGLKASATAMLNFGENDNCRGILVGSPPDSEGASKGLAMMFHMMNESRIGTGHNALAQMAAAYCYAARYATERIQGRPFTNPRIGRVPLIKHEDIKRMLLEIKAQVEAIRAMIFKGFYYLDIAEHSNDKKKSARCQGLAEILTPLIKTYSAETAWQMIGQAIQVYGGVGYTEEYPVSQYARDVKILSIWEGTSFIHAMDLVGRKMRMKDGRPFADWMNDRKKFIKENKENPDFTVEFNKLGKAYNCVAEIKDLCASYYANKAEMGELIPLYAPRVLICCAQLFAGEAILDQALLAGRKIAELGLDHHDYNYYMGKIATARYFINNILPNVYMLTDLIKNADKSAIQCPEEALVIS